The Hymenobacter sp. GOD-10R genome includes a window with the following:
- a CDS encoding response regulator — protein sequence MKNRILIVDDSFYMRTMLKNMLTDAGYEVVGEAANGQQALELALQTTPDLITLDVILPDNTGLDVLKGIRQEQPDVKVVMCSAVGQEVIVNEALESGATAYIVKPFSEEKVLEIVGDALQGPASTEA from the coding sequence ATGAAAAACCGCATTCTCATCGTGGATGATTCCTTTTACATGCGCACGATGCTTAAGAACATGCTTACGGATGCCGGCTACGAAGTAGTGGGCGAAGCTGCTAACGGCCAACAAGCCCTGGAGCTAGCTTTGCAAACAACTCCTGACTTAATTACGCTCGACGTTATCCTGCCCGACAACACAGGCCTAGACGTGCTAAAGGGCATCCGGCAAGAGCAACCTGATGTGAAAGTGGTTATGTGTAGTGCCGTGGGACAAGAGGTGATTGTAAATGAGGCCCTTGAGAGCGGTGCTACGGCCTACATTGTCAAGCCTTTCTCCGAAGAGAAAGTACTTGAAATTGTAGGGGACGCTCTACAAGGCCCCGCTTCAACGGAGGCCT
- a CDS encoding chemotaxis protein CheW, whose protein sequence is MPELEGTSDRKVSKQEPIIQLIIFRLGEEEYGIRIEQVKEVTITPEIARMPKTPAFVKGIANLRGDIIAVIDLEERFNLRPGGEPLPSVSYTLAIEAKDYTIGIVVREVPQPLSIPISIIEKAPEFIQDINIQDKYIEGIAKVEGRIIVVLDMLKLLTPSEIMQLQPKSESSPASVRTKP, encoded by the coding sequence ATGCCTGAATTAGAAGGAACAAGCGATAGAAAAGTTAGCAAACAGGAGCCCATCATTCAGCTGATCATCTTTCGCTTAGGCGAAGAAGAGTATGGTATTCGGATTGAGCAGGTAAAGGAGGTTACGATAACCCCAGAAATCGCGCGGATGCCAAAGACCCCAGCTTTTGTGAAAGGCATAGCCAACTTGCGCGGCGATATTATTGCCGTCATAGACTTGGAAGAACGCTTCAACTTGCGTCCAGGGGGGGAGCCGCTGCCTAGTGTGAGTTATACGCTAGCCATTGAGGCGAAGGATTATACAATCGGTATTGTGGTGCGAGAAGTGCCGCAGCCGTTGTCGATTCCCATCTCCATCATTGAGAAAGCTCCAGAATTCATTCAAGACATCAACATTCAAGACAAGTATATTGAAGGAATAGCCAAGGTAGAAGGCCGTATTATTGTGGTGTTGGACATGCTCAAGCTGCTGACTCCTTCGGAAATTATGCAGCTGCAACCCAAATCGGAATCTTCACCTGCCTCGGTGCGTACAAAGCCCTAG